The sequence below is a genomic window from Brevibacillus laterosporus.
AATATTTATCTGTAATATATTCTTCATATGCCCGCATGATTAATAGCAAATCATGTAATTTATGTTGTAAAGTCGCATTCTCTATCTGTAACTGCTCTAGCATTTCCAGACTGACGCTATACTTTTTGCATTCACTAATCATTTGTACCAATTCTTCAGCAAAGCCTGGTTGCAACGCAGAACGATGAAACACCTTTAATTCATCCTGATGGCGTTCTAATAACAGACGCAATACCATCTGTTTACCTCGTTCATCAATGGGTAGCGTCATCAGTTCCCCAACCTCTTGTAATATCCGATAAGAGAGACGGCCAAAGCTTAACACCTGCGCTCTGATATGACCAGAGTACCCGGGTATGCTGATCAATTTATATTCTTCCTGAAACGTAGACTGTTCTGGAACCAAGTAAATTAGAGGGGGACCCATCCGTTCCTCATCAAGTTTATTTATCAAATCAGTATAGATAGCAGAGGTCTTGCCAGTACCTGCCCGACCTAGTAAAAACTGAACAGCCATGTGTCTCCCCTCCTATTCCATTTCCATATGAATGCGACTACCTGACCCGAGTGGTTCTGCTGGGGTAATAACAAGACGTCGCGGCATGCGCAATTTTAATTCTGGCACGTGGCTGATTAATCCGATCGTAAATTGGTTCATTCTTAGTTTTTCTAAGGCATCCAACACAACTTCTAACAACTCAGGATCCAGAGTTCCAAAACCTTCATCTAGGAAGAAAAATTCCAATCGGCCACCACGCATTTGAATTTCAACTGACAATGCCAATGCTAAGGCTAATGCTGTTAAGAACGTTTCTCCTCCAGATAAGGTATGAACTGCTCGACGCAAGCCACCTGCTGCTTCATCTCTCAATACGAACTCTCCACCATCACCAATTTCCAAAGCATAACGCCCTTTCGTCATACGCCCTAAATGGTAGGTGGCATCACGGGCAATTGCCATCATCTTCTCTTCTGCAATATATTGGACAAACGCCTTTCCTTCAAATAGCTTCCTTAACTCTTCTAAACGGCTCTGCTCATCAATGACTGCACCGAATTCTTTCTCTAGTTTTTGCCATTTCTCATGATTTTGCTGAACCGTTAGTAATCTTTCTCTGACTAGCGTTAATGCTTCCCTACGTTCAGACAAACGTTGCTCTCCCTCCGTAAAGAAGGTAAACAATTCTGTCCAAGCCTGCTCACTTACATAACGATTAGCAAGAGATTCGATTAGACGTGTCTTGGCATATGACAACTCTGTTAGTTGTTTTTGGTAGCTTTCTACTTCTGCTTGATAAAGCTCCAAAAATGCTCGACGCTCATAACATTCATAAACGGCCTCCCGATCAGTCAAAGTAACGTGAGACAAAGCCTGTTCTACTTCCAGTTCCAATTCTTTTGCTTGTTTAGTAAGCTGTAGATTTGTTTCTTCCAATGCAACAAGTGATTCGATCAAATGCTGACGTTCATTCGTCAGTTGAAGCTTTATTACATCAGCTTGTTCGGTTGCTGCATGTAGAGCCTGTAGGTTCAGTGCCAACGTCTGCAATAGCTCATTGGCCGGATTACCTTGTGTACGTGACTTCCATTGTTCTTTTCTCTCTTGATGCTGTGACTCGCGATCCTCATAGCGTTGCTTTAACGCCGTTATTTTCGTCTGTTTTTCTCCAAGCTGTTCTGCTTTAGCTTGTTTTTGGTTTTGTAATTCTTCCATACCTTTTTCCAGATTCACACGTAGTGTACGCAGTTCCTCCTGCCGCTGCTCCATCTTTTCCATTTGGGCATAATGAGCTTCGATCTGGTTACGTGGTATTTCACCTCGCAATGCATCCAACTGCTGTTCAGCCGTGAACATTGCCTGTTGGATCTCCAAACGACGCTTGTTGGCTTGTTCTACATGCTCCTGCTGACTTTCCAGCCATGTGCTAATTTTTTCTTGTTGGGCTTTCTTTTCTAGTTCCTCATCTCGTTGTTCACGAAGAAGTTTTTGTAATTCATCTAGCTGTTTCACATAATGTTGACGTTGTTCAGATAGCTCTTTTACTTCTTGATTAGCATGCTTGAACTTCCCACCCAATTCATCAACGGACGCTACAACCCACTCTTTCCCTAGTTGGGCTAGTTGCGTTTTCATTTGTTGTAAATCCTGCTCGACCTGTGTGTTTTCCTTTTGCAGGGAGTCTTTTCGTTCCAATAAACCAGCTAATTCAACCCTCATCTGCTGACAAGCTTCCGTGGCTGTCTGCCATTCCTGCTCCGACTGTTCCCGCACGTGTTCTAAATGGCTACGACGCTCGCGTAAAGCAGCTTCCTGCTTTTTTAACGATGTAGCTTGGGTTTCGGTCTGCAATGTATTACCTATATTCGTATCTAAATCCTCATGAGGATGATGAGTCGATCCACATACTGGACACTCCTCATCAGCTCTTAACTGTAACCGTAAAGCATGCGCCATGTTAGTTTGTTGCCACGAAGACCAGTCTGTCTCCCACTCTTTTAGCTGTTCCTGACTAGCCTTACGCTTGGTTTCTATGTGTTGTAATGACTGTTCTGCTTGCTGTTGCCGATGTAATAAATCAGCATGCAAAGCAGTCCATTCCGCCCATCTTTTTGCCCACTCTGCCTGTTTATTTTCAAAGCCACGCCAATCCATACCAATACGTTTCACATCTACTAGCTGTTCACGCAATCTAGTGATATCTTCCTCACTTCGGATTGGTTGTGCTTCTGTTTTCATCAATAATTCTTCCGTCACCTTGCGTCTTTCATGAGCCGTCTTATATAAGTTCCCTGCTTCTCCTAAACGGGTTTGACCCAGCTGTACCTTTTGAGTCAGTTCCGATAACTCACGCTCCGCGCTCATAAATCGTTGCTCTTCCTGAACAA
It includes:
- a CDS encoding nuclease gives rise to the protein MKPIHLKLSGLNSYRDLQEIDFETLCEAGLFGIFGPTGSGKSTILDAITLALYGQVVRTGGGSHPHEVLNQLESRLFVSFTFELGSAQQRQRFTIEREFGLNKNGNRKQPEVRLIQRGLLDDEQDQVLESKATAATSMIETLVGLTIHDFTRAVVLPQGQFSKFLTLKGSERNEMLQRIFHLHEYGEKLMYRVKEKIESNKASMHQLEVEEARLGDASKEAVEAATQEARILEIEYDEAAQIQNTLLNQKNEWEQIRKWQLDLEEIQQQLTELEEQAQQITLRKNEIAELEASVSLYPLVQKEGQVIKLWEEAQQLLLTKRVEREQVELRSREAEQVSQQAQQRLREEEPQLIQQRIELQQAVEWEQEIAKLAQEIGQYKTEIRLLQQQIHQDETMLSALDQQRAVFTQDLQKIDVEWQQTSLSTEERKAIRAMQQAKTAFVQEEQRFMSAERELSELTQKVQLGQTRLGEAGNLYKTAHERRKVTEELLMKTEAQPIRSEEDITRLREQLVDVKRIGMDWRGFENKQAEWAKRWAEWTALHADLLHRQQQAEQSLQHIETKRKASQEQLKEWETDWSSWQQTNMAHALRLQLRADEECPVCGSTHHPHEDLDTNIGNTLQTETQATSLKKQEAALRERRSHLEHVREQSEQEWQTATEACQQMRVELAGLLERKDSLQKENTQVEQDLQQMKTQLAQLGKEWVVASVDELGGKFKHANQEVKELSEQRQHYVKQLDELQKLLREQRDEELEKKAQQEKISTWLESQQEHVEQANKRRLEIQQAMFTAEQQLDALRGEIPRNQIEAHYAQMEKMEQRQEELRTLRVNLEKGMEELQNQKQAKAEQLGEKQTKITALKQRYEDRESQHQERKEQWKSRTQGNPANELLQTLALNLQALHAATEQADVIKLQLTNERQHLIESLVALEETNLQLTKQAKELELEVEQALSHVTLTDREAVYECYERRAFLELYQAEVESYQKQLTELSYAKTRLIESLANRYVSEQAWTELFTFFTEGEQRLSERREALTLVRERLLTVQQNHEKWQKLEKEFGAVIDEQSRLEELRKLFEGKAFVQYIAEEKMMAIARDATYHLGRMTKGRYALEIGDGGEFVLRDEAAGGLRRAVHTLSGGETFLTALALALALSVEIQMRGGRLEFFFLDEGFGTLDPELLEVVLDALEKLRMNQFTIGLISHVPELKLRMPRRLVITPAEPLGSGSRIHMEME